In Pedobacter sp. WC2423, the following are encoded in one genomic region:
- a CDS encoding rhomboid family intramembrane serine protease — protein sequence MTKKNLLEELKYKVFQSGNPVFFYIGINTIVYVAVALFGVTYFLAGNTNVRFLDYVSEYVAFPAALPKLPFRFYTILTYQFFHNDIFHILFNMLWLFWMGRIFLDFLKPRQFHLVYLAGGVMGAVIYALAYNIFPVFAPHVYAATIIGSSASVMAIAVATATLVPDYSMNLMFIGNVKLKYLLMAYIVIDLISIASQNPGGSFAHLGGALFGFVYIKLLQGGNDLSSWFERKPTLKVVRNDKPNAGVRNKGNKVNQKEVDAVLDKVSKSGYDKLSREEKEILFKASKD from the coding sequence ATGACTAAGAAGAATCTGCTTGAGGAACTGAAATATAAAGTTTTCCAATCTGGAAACCCGGTGTTTTTTTACATTGGAATCAACACGATTGTATACGTCGCTGTAGCTCTTTTTGGGGTTACGTATTTTCTGGCCGGTAATACGAATGTCCGGTTTTTGGATTATGTGAGTGAATATGTTGCTTTTCCTGCGGCATTGCCTAAACTTCCTTTCCGCTTTTATACGATACTGACCTATCAGTTTTTTCATAATGATATTTTTCACATCCTGTTTAATATGTTATGGTTGTTCTGGATGGGCAGGATCTTTTTAGATTTTCTGAAACCGCGTCAGTTCCACCTGGTGTACCTTGCGGGTGGCGTAATGGGTGCAGTCATTTATGCACTGGCTTATAATATTTTCCCTGTTTTTGCTCCTCATGTTTATGCGGCTACGATCATCGGTTCTTCAGCTTCTGTGATGGCTATTGCAGTGGCTACGGCTACTTTGGTTCCGGATTATTCAATGAACCTGATGTTTATCGGAAATGTGAAACTCAAATATTTGCTGATGGCTTATATTGTGATTGACCTGATCAGCATTGCTTCTCAGAATCCGGGTGGCAGTTTTGCACATTTGGGTGGTGCATTGTTTGGTTTTGTTTATATTAAGCTTTTACAGGGCGGAAATGATTTAAGCAGCTGGTTTGAACGTAAACCGACTTTAAAGGTGGTGAGAAATGATAAGCCTAATGCTGGCGTCAGGAATAAGGGCAATAAGGTCAACCAGAAAGAGGTTGATGCGGTGCTGGATAAGGTTTCTAAGTCAGGTTACGATAAGTTAAGCAGGGAAGAAAAAGAGATTTTATTCAAGGCGAGTAAGGATTAA
- a CDS encoding rhomboid family intramembrane serine protease yields the protein MNNIHIPPVVKNLLIINVLFFAAKYVFESKGIDLGYYLGAFYFDSPLFKIWQPITYMFMHGNFTHILFNMFALFSFGSVLETRWGAKRFINFYLITGLGALALQWGVQAFEVYQMTGSPVNPGAVTIDIVKGMASLNLRGLSAEQGQTFLGIYSGPMVGASGAIFGLLVAFGMLYPNAELYIMFIPVPVKAKYIIPVYILIELSLGVASVQGDSVAHYAHLGGALLGFILVKLWKEKNTFYDYYD from the coding sequence ATGAATAATATTCACATACCTCCAGTTGTTAAGAACCTGTTGATCATCAATGTGTTGTTTTTTGCAGCTAAATATGTTTTTGAGTCTAAAGGAATCGACCTGGGTTATTATCTGGGTGCATTTTACTTTGATTCTCCGCTGTTTAAGATCTGGCAGCCAATCACGTATATGTTTATGCATGGGAACTTTACCCATATTTTATTCAATATGTTTGCGTTGTTCTCTTTTGGTTCGGTATTGGAAACCAGGTGGGGAGCTAAACGGTTTATCAACTTTTACCTGATCACAGGGTTGGGTGCGCTTGCCTTACAATGGGGTGTACAGGCCTTTGAAGTTTATCAAATGACAGGTTCTCCGGTTAATCCGGGCGCTGTAACCATTGATATTGTGAAGGGAATGGCTTCTTTAAATTTAAGAGGTTTAAGTGCTGAACAGGGGCAAACCTTTTTAGGCATCTATTCTGGCCCTATGGTTGGAGCTTCCGGAGCTATATTTGGTTTGCTGGTTGCTTTTGGCATGCTTTACCCGAATGCTGAACTTTATATCATGTTTATTCCTGTGCCTGTGAAAGCTAAGTATATCATTCCGGTTTATATTTTGATAGAACTGAGTTTGGGAGTAGCCAGTGTTCAGGGAGACTCTGTTGCGCATTATGCACACCTGGGTGGCGCATTGTTAGGGTTTATACTCGTGAAGTTATGGAAAGAGAAAAATACATTTTACGATTATTATGACTAA